AGCCCGTTTGAAGTTGAATCAGCTCTTTTGGAACATGAATCTGTTGCCGAATCGGCAGTTGTTTCAAAGCCCGATGATGTAAACATGGAAGTTGTTAAGGCATTTGTTACCTTAAAGCCCGGTTTCAAAGCCGATAATGACATGGAGTTAACTATTATGAATTTTATTCGCAAGAAACTTTCACCACTTGCAATGCCTCAGGAAATCGAATTTGTAGATTCACTTCCTAAAACAAGAAGTGGTAAAATTATGAGACGAATATTGCATGCTAAAGAATGGGGAGAAGAAATAGGCGATATTTCAAGTTTAGAAAACGACTAAAAAAGTCATTAGTCAATAAGACATTAGTCATTAGTAAAAATTGCAATGTTGAAATTCTTAACCTCATCAAATACAGACATTAATTAATATAATTATAAATCTTAAAATAAAAGGAGAAAATAAAACATGAACAGAGACGAAATTAAAGACATAGTATTAGAATATGTTATTGCGGAATACGTTGAAGACGAAAGCGATGAAATAACTTATGACACCCCTCTTATTTCAGGTGGTATAGTTGACTCATTTTCTATGGTTTCTTTAAAAAGATTCCTTGAAAACAAATACAAGATTTCAATTCCTGACGAAAAAGCTTCACCTGAAGCATTTGACTCAGTAAATAAAATTACTGATTTAGTACTCGAATTTGTAGGTTAATTAGAGTTTGTCCAGAATGTCCGATTTCTTCGTTACTCTCGTTTTATAAATCAGTCATTTACTATATAGTAAACTCCTGATTTATAAAATTCCGAAAGCCTCGAGCTCGAACATTCTGAACAAAACTCTTGACTTTATGGACAGACACTAATTAATTAATTAAATTTAAAGGAGACAAAATATGAGTTATAGCGATAAAGTTAGAGCCACCTATCAGGCACAAATAAAAGACATGCAAGATAAAGGTCTTTTAAAACAGGAAAGATACATACATTCTACTCAGCAAGCTGATATCGAAGTTGAATTTCCGGCAGGTGCGGCTGTTAAGAAAGTTATTAATATGTGTGCTAATAATTATCTCGGTCTTTCAAGTCATCCGGAAATTGTTAAAGCTGCACATGATGGACTCGAAACCCGTGGATATGGCATGTCTTCCGTGCGTTTCATTTGCGGCACACAGGACATTCACCGTGAACTGGAACAAAAGATTACGGAGTTTCTGGGAACAGAAGCCACTATTCTTTTTCCTTCATGCATGGATGCTAATGCAGGCGTTTTTGAAGCTGTGCTTACAGACGAAGATGTAATGATTTCCGACCGCTTGATTCACGCTTCACTTATTGATGGCGTTCGTCTTTGCAGTGCAATGCAGGATAGCTTCAAACATCAGAACATGGAACATCTGGAAAGCAAACTCCAGCTTCATTCTGATAAAAGAAACAAAATGGTTATTACCGACGGAGTGTTTTCAATGGACGGTGATACTGCCAAATTAGATGAAATGGTTGCTCTTTGCGAAAAATACGATGCAATGCTTTTAGTTGATGACTCTCATTCATCCGGTTTTATCGGAAAAACAGGCAGAGGCACTCATGAAAAGTATGGTGTTGTCGGAAAGATTGATATCATAACAACTACATTCGGTAAAGCACTTGGCGGAGCATCCGGCGGTTGCGTTTCGGGAAGAAAAGAACTTGTGGAAATGTGCCGTCAGAAAGCACGTCCTTATCTTTTCTCAAATACTATTGCACCTGTGGTTGTTTCCGGTGTTCTGAAAGTTCTTGATATTCTTTCAAAAAGTACCGACAGAAGAGATAAGCTTGAAAAGAATACTGAATTCTGGAGAAAAGGATTAACCGAAGCTGGCTTTGTTCTTAAAGAAGGCGACACTCCTATTGTTCCTGTTATGCTTTTCAATGCTAAATTAGCGCAGGATTTTTCAAAAGCACTTTTTGATGAAGGTATTTATGCTGTTGGATTTTTCTTCCCTGTTGTACCAAACGGTCAAGCAAGAATAAGAACACAGATTTCTGCCGGTCATGAAATGCATCATCTTGAAAAAGCTCTGGAGGCATTCACTAAAGTTGGTAAGAAATTTGAAATTCTTGGTAAAACAAAACAGGAAATTATTGATAGATATGGAATGTAATATATTTTGAAAAATTATTTATTGTTATTAAGAGGTCGGGAAATTTTTTAATAACAATTTTTCTTTGCATTGATTTTGCAAGCTCTTTTACAAAGCTTTGGTTGTAACATTGGCTTGTATGGCTTTGCCAATCTGCTTGCAAGTTACAGTAGATAAAATTATGAAATTTGAAAAAAGTGTTGTTTTATAAAATAAAGTAATTAAATTTGCATTCTATAATTAGAAAACAAATTTCTTTGTTATAGTTTCCTGTCCATTACTTACTTTCAGAAAATATATATCGCCCTTTTTAAGATATGACACTTCAATATTAATTTTTGTAAAATTAGGAGTTGTTTCAAATGCCTGTGAGTAATATGTAGCTCCAAGAATATTCGCAACTTCAACAAGTACCATGGAATTTTTCAGGTTTTTTACTTTTGTTTCGATGCTTTTACCGCTGAAAACAGGAGG
This portion of the Bacteroidales bacterium genome encodes:
- a CDS encoding acyl carrier protein, giving the protein MNRDEIKDIVLEYVIAEYVEDESDEITYDTPLISGGIVDSFSMVSLKRFLENKYKISIPDEKASPEAFDSVNKITDLVLEFVG
- a CDS encoding glycine C-acetyltransferase, which produces MSYSDKVRATYQAQIKDMQDKGLLKQERYIHSTQQADIEVEFPAGAAVKKVINMCANNYLGLSSHPEIVKAAHDGLETRGYGMSSVRFICGTQDIHRELEQKITEFLGTEATILFPSCMDANAGVFEAVLTDEDVMISDRLIHASLIDGVRLCSAMQDSFKHQNMEHLESKLQLHSDKRNKMVITDGVFSMDGDTAKLDEMVALCEKYDAMLLVDDSHSSGFIGKTGRGTHEKYGVVGKIDIITTTFGKALGGASGGCVSGRKELVEMCRQKARPYLFSNTIAPVVVSGVLKVLDILSKSTDRRDKLEKNTEFWRKGLTEAGFVLKEGDTPIVPVMLFNAKLAQDFSKALFDEGIYAVGFFFPVVPNGQARIRTQISAGHEMHHLEKALEAFTKVGKKFEILGKTKQEIIDRYGM